DNA from Petroclostridium xylanilyticum:
TTATCTCTCATGTTTTTATTAAAACAGATTTGCTTTTTTACTATTATGGTCAACCAAACAAAGCCATGCATGGGCCACTGCGGTGAGTGTGCCGAAGGACCTACTTAATCTCAAACTTTTTTTAGCAAATACGAATATTTTTTCATTTCAAGAATACATTTATTGCGTAATAAGTTTAAAGGAGCAGGTAAGATGCATAAATGTATTCTTATTTATATTACCTGGAAAGGAATAATATGTGTGGCAGTTATTGCTGTTATTTTATTTTTACTGCCTGCTGCCGTTATCCGGGCAAATATAAAAAAAATACCTCATACCGGAGAATTATCAGGGAAAATTATCGTAGTCGATCCTGGACACGGTGGAGTAGATAGTGGTACGCACTATGAAGGAAAAGTACTTGAAAAAGATATCAATCTTGCAATTGGACTTAAACTTAAACAGCATTTAACAACAAAAGGGGCATCGGTGATTATGACCAGAGAAATCGATGATTCACTAGATGACCATAAAAAGAACGGCAGCCGCCACCGTGAAGACCTTAATGCGAGAGTAAATATAGTAAATAAAAGTCAGGCTGATGTTTTTATCAGTATTCACGCCAACTGCATAAGAAACAGTTCAAGTACACTGGGCCCAATGGTATTTTACCATGGTTCCAGTGAAAAAAGCAAATATCTTGCGGAGTGTATACAACAATCTTTAAATACCCTTTCAGCTTATGAAAATATAGGTGCAAAGGCCAAACATCTTGCTGCTAAAGGTGATTATGTGGTCCTACGTGAAACTTCTCCCCCGGGTGTAATTGTTGAGGCAGGTTTTATCTCAAATACTACTGATAGAACATTACTGCAAAAAGAAAGTCACCAGCATGAAATTGCTGAATTAATTGTACAGGGAGTTATTAAGTATTTTAATTACGAGAAGTCAGAAGTAGAGACTAAAGATTAAGACCACTGAAAAAGTGCCTCTAGAATCAGGGGCACTTTTTCAATGGTTTCGGATAAAGATTCCGCATCCCGGCCAAACCTGCTGCAACCCTTGGTTATGGTTTATTTACATCCTTGTCGCCGCCTCATAAGCCAGCGGTGATCTTTCACATTCATTTTCCGTCAATGTGATCTGGCAGCACAGCTTGCTTCCTTTCATTTTTTCTGCTGCGTAGCATAACCCGTTGGTACGCTCATCCAAAAATGGATGGTCTATTTGATGGGGATCACCTAAAAGTATAATTTTTGTTCCCATTCCCGCCCTGGTGATAATACCTTTTACCTGTTTGGGCGTTAGGTTTTGAGCTTCATCTATGATTACCCAGTGACGGTTGATTGACCTCCCTCTAAGGTAAGCAATTGCCTCACTGGTGATAATTTTTCTGTCAAATAATTCATCTACTTTGTCCTTTAGTTCCTTTTCGTTATAATACCTGCGTTCATCGTCATTATCAATTAATATCTCCAGATTATCCCGAATTGGGCGCATAAAGGGTGCAATCTTTTCTTCCTCTGTTCCAGGTAAAAATCCAAGTTCTTCATCCATCATGACATTTGGGCGGAGAATCAGGATCTTTCTATACATTTTAGTCCTTTCTTCAAGAATTTTATGTAATCCTACAGCCAGGGCATAAAAGGTTTTTGCTGTTCCTGCCGGTCCCTTAACTATTACCAGAGGGACTGAATCTGTATCGGCAAAGAGTGCTTCCTGCATGAATTTCTGCCCGGCATTTCTCGGGGTAACTCCAAAAGGATTAATATTTAAATAATTTAAAGGTACAATTTCTTTACCGTTAAATCTCCCTAGAGCCGTTTGTTTAGAATTATTAAACGAATGGATTATCAGGAATTGGTTAATCTCCAATTCGGGTATTACAGGTATATCATTCTCTTGATAGACTGCAACATCTTCAAGTTTTATCGGTTTATGATTGCTATAAAATTCATTGATTTTATCTGGATGGGCATATACTTCAATTCTTCCCGTATACTGTTCTTCATATTTGGGGACCTGTTCAC
Protein-coding regions in this window:
- a CDS encoding N-acetylmuramoyl-L-alanine amidase family protein, with amino-acid sequence MHKCILIYITWKGIICVAVIAVILFLLPAAVIRANIKKIPHTGELSGKIIVVDPGHGGVDSGTHYEGKVLEKDINLAIGLKLKQHLTTKGASVIMTREIDDSLDDHKKNGSRHREDLNARVNIVNKSQADVFISIHANCIRNSSSTLGPMVFYHGSSEKSKYLAECIQQSLNTLSAYENIGAKAKHLAAKGDYVVLRETSPPGVIVEAGFISNTTDRTLLQKESHQHEIAELIVQGVIKYFNYEKSEVETKD
- a CDS encoding PhoH family protein; this translates as MKKIYVLDTNVLLQSPQALLSFGDNIVVLPEVVLEELDKFKKEPGELGANARYVARYLDKLREKGRLNEGVPLDNGGTLRVEMNHYNVKLPKSWDKYSCDNRILQVCKGLKEDGYSVFLITKDIFERIKGDIVDVIAQDFFSEQVPKYEEQYTGRIEVYAHPDKINEFYSNHKPIKLEDVAVYQENDIPVIPELEINQFLIIHSFNNSKQTALGRFNGKEIVPLNYLNINPFGVTPRNAGQKFMQEALFADTDSVPLVIVKGPAGTAKTFYALAVGLHKILEERTKMYRKILILRPNVMMDEELGFLPGTEEEKIAPFMRPIRDNLEILIDNDDERRYYNEKELKDKVDELFDRKIITSEAIAYLRGRSINRHWVIIDEAQNLTPKQVKGIITRAGMGTKIILLGDPHQIDHPFLDERTNGLCYAAEKMKGSKLCCQITLTENECERSPLAYEAATRM